Proteins from one Camelina sativa cultivar DH55 chromosome 8, Cs, whole genome shotgun sequence genomic window:
- the LOC104709452 gene encoding uncharacterized protein LOC104709452, which produces TSVSNQKSSKVNNKVVNKCPVESGSLSKHSGLTTAAMEKNTSLSLSRKKTLPRSKKLPNGMQKSGISDDKRTKRSENLIKCNITIDGGLSKGKNDRKKEMDVISFTFSSPIKGLSSDSLSSSQGIDQDTESAVSFKVIGGDSLNVLLEQKLRELTSKLESSSCSLTEEESSWSIPKDEVNGMISSASEYEKSTQNGLDKVLSESESVSDCTSFYDKQKFQIQAEELEVSSISTVTEADDLRSSCSKSFLDCRQSAEYGTIQSSSDQEPTWFSSNESHQLQDESELSESVITLSCSEGEERLDWELGYISEILRSDQLLVKEFALGMATDILPASLFDEMEGRGEATAAKINRKTLFDFVNKCLALKCERMFMGSCKGLLGKGGFLFEQRDWLAEELNREIHGLKKMREMMMDELVDKEMSSFEGRWLDFEKETYEEGIDIEGEIVSTLVDDLVNDLVSGTQRRTWRQREGLVSALVEP; this is translated from the exons ACCTCTGTTTCGAACCAAAAAAGCAGCAAAGTAAATAACAAAGTTGTAAACAAGTGTCCAGTGGAAAGTGGATCGTTATCAAAGCACTCGGGTTTAACAACGGCCGCGATGGAAAAGAATACTTCTTTATCTTTGTCACGCAAAAAGACTCTTCCCCGGAGCAAAAAGCTCCCTAATGGGATGCAAAAATCTGGAATCTCTGATGATAAACGGACCAAAAGGAGTGAAAATTTGATCAAATGTAACATCACCATTGATGGTGGCTTGAGCAAAGGCAAAAATGATCGGAAAAAGGAAATGGATGTGATTTCGTTCACATTCTCATCCCCCATCAAAGGCTTATCATCTGATTCACTATCTTCCTCCCAAGGAATTGATCAAGACACAGAATCTGCAGTTAGTTTCAAAGTGATTGGCGGCGATTCCTTAAATGTTTTGTTGGAGCAAAAGCTCAGAGAGCTGACTTCTAAGCTTGAGTCTTCTAGCTGTAGCCTGACCGAAGAAGAGTCTTCATGGTCCATTCCAAAGGATGAGGTGAACGGGATGATTTCATCTGCATCAGAATATGAAAAGTCGACTCAAAACGGTCTGGATAAAGTTTTATCGGAGAGTGAATCTGTTTCTGACTGCACTTCATtctatgacaaacaaaaattccAG ATACAAGCAGAAGAGCTCGAAGTTAGCAGCATTAGCACTGTAACTGAAGCAGATGATCTCAGAAGCTCCTGCAGCAAGAGTTTCTTAGATTGCAGACAGTCCGCAGAATACG GGACAATACAGTCCTCATCAGACCAAGAACCCACCTGGTTTTCATCAAATGAGTCGCACCAATTACAAGACGAGTCCGAGCTCTCAGAATCTGTAATAACACTGAGTTGTTCAGAAGGTGAAGAAAGGCTCGACTGGGAGCTTGGGTACATATCCGAGATCCTCAGGTCTGACCAACTGTTGGTGAAAGAATTTGCTCTGGGAATGGCCACTGACATTTTACCTGCGAGCCTCTTTGATGAAATGGAAGGCCGAGGAGAAGCAACAGCAGCCAAAATCAACAGAAAGACACTGTTTGATTTTGTCAATAAGTGCTTAGCGCTCAAGTGCGAGCGGATGTTTATGGGTAGCTGCAAGGGGCTATTAGGCAAGGGCGGGTTTTTGTTTGAACAAAGAGATTGGTTAGCAGAAGAACTGAACAGAGAGATTCAtgggttgaagaagatgagagagatgatgatggatgAGCTTGTTGACAAAGAGATGAGCAGTTTCGAAGGGAGATGGCTTGATTTCGAGAAAGAGACGTATGAAGAAGGCATTGACATTGAGGGAGAGATAGTATCTACGTTAGTTGATGATTTAGTTAATGATCTTGTCTCAGGTACTCAAAGAAGAACATGGAGGCAAAGGGAAGGGTTAGTTTCTGCTTTAGTAGAGCCCTGA
- the LOC104707000 gene encoding lon protease homolog 1, mitochondrial-like — protein sequence MKGFDSNLRLQASSSPEFSNGFLPKRQNFINLNLRNCYHRSFSPTMLKLFTSSASRVHHLTPAIRVGSTTPVESPLFKALSQLTGWNRRSASLGQRVFFCSEPTDGEVAAEAEAKAVESDSEGSDSKSSSAIVPTNPRPEDCLTVLALPVPHRPLFPGFYMPIYVKDPKVLAALQESRRRQAPYAGAFLLKDDPSADSSSSTDAEKNINELKGKELLNRLHEVGTLAQISSIQGDQVILVGHRRLRITEMVSEEPLTVKVDHLKDNPFDMDDDVIKATSFEVISTLRDVLKTSSLWRDHVQTYTQHIGDFTYPRLADFGAAICGANRHQAQEVLEELDVHKRLRLTLELMKKEMEISKIQETIAKAIEEKISGEQRRYLLNEQLKAIKKELGVETDDKSALSAKFKERIEPNKEKIPAHVLQVIEEELTKLQLLEASSSEFNVTRNYLDWLTILPWGNFSDENFDVVRAQKILDEDHYGLSDVKERILEFIAVGRLRGTSQGKIICLSGPPGVGKTSIGRSIARALNRKFFRFSVGGLADVAEIKGHRRTYVGAMPGKMVQCLKSVGTSNPLVLIDEIDKLGKGHAGDPASALLELLDPEQNANFLDHYLDVTIDLSKVLFVCTANVIDMIPNPLLDRMEVISIAGYITDEKVHIARDYLEKTARGDCGVKPEQVEVSDAALLSLIENYCREAGVRNLQKQIEKIYRKIALKLVRAGAVAEEPAVAIDPEEAEIVAEVGVESPENHTDKEIPVSSDSSLEESNEEAQSEKMAIEKVMIDESNLADYVGKPVFHAEKLYEQTPVGVVMGLAWTSMGGSTLYIETTVVEDGEGKGGLNITGQLGDVMKESAQIAHTVARKIMLEKEPENQFFANSKLHLHVPAGATPKDGPSAGCTMITSLLSLATKKPVRKDLAMTGEVTLTGRILPIGGVKEKTIAARRSEIKTIIFPEANRRDFDELAENVKEGLEVHFVDDYGKIFELAFGYDKQED from the exons ATGAAGGGCTTTGATAGTAATCTTCGTTTacaggcttcttcttctccagaatTCTCCAATGGTTTCTTGCCTAAAAGGCAAAACTTTATAAACCTCAATCTCAGAAATTGCTATCACAGATCTTTCTCTCCCACCATGTTAAAGCTCTTCACTTCTTCCGCTTCTCGAGTCCATCATTTGACTCCGGCAATTAGGGTCGGGTCTACTACCCCTGTGGAGTCTCCATTGTTCAAAGCGTTGAGTCAGCTTACTGGGTGGAACCGGCGATCTGCTTCTTTAGGTCAACGTGTTTTCTTCTGCTCCGAGCCTACCGATGGAGAGGTGGCGGCTGAGGCTGAAGCTAAGGCGGTCGAGTCCGATTCTGAAGGTTCTGACTCAAAATCGTCGTCTGCGATTGTGCCCACTAACCCTAGGCCCGAGGATTGTTTAACg GTTCTAGCATTGCCGGTGCCGCATAGGCCTCTTTTTCCTGGTTTTTACATGCCAATCTATGTCAAG GATCCTAAAGTACTCGCAGCCTTACAGGAGAGCAGAAGACGACAAGCTCCATATGCAGGAGCTTTCCTTCTGAAGGATGACCCATCAGCTGATTCATCTTCAAGCACtgatgcagaaaaaaatataaatgagcTAAAAGGGAAAGAGTTACTTAACCGGCTTCACGAAGTTGGCACACTTGCTCAG ATTTCAAGTATCCAAGGTGACCAAGTTATCCTTGTTGGTCATAGGCGACTTCGCATAACAGAGATG GTGAGTGAGGAACCACTTACCGTCAAAGTCGATCATCTTAAG GATAACCCATTTGACATGGACGATGATGTCATCAAGGCAACATCCTTTGAAGTTATTTCAACGCTTAGGGATGTACTTAAGACAAGTTCACTATGGAGAGATCACGTTCAGACATATACCCAG CATATAGGTGATTTCACGTATCCACGATTAGCCGATTTTGGAGCTGCGATATGTGGTGCAAATAGGCACCAAGCTCAAGAAGTTCTTGAAGAACTGGAT GTTCACAAACGTCTGCGGTTGACGCTGGAATtgatgaaaaaagaaatggaaattaGCAAGATTCAG GAAACCATAGCAAAAgcaattgaagaaaaaattagcGGTGAGCAACGCCGGTACTTACTAAATGAGCAGCTCAAGGCTATAAAGAAG GAGCTTGGTGTGGAGACCGATGATAAATCTGCACTTTCTG CAAAGTTTAAGGAAAGGATTGAGCCTAACAAGGAAAAAATTCCAGCGCATGTTTTACAAGTCATAGAAGAAGAGCTTACAAAACTGCAGCTGTTAGAGGCGAGTTCAAGCGAGTTTAACGTGACCCGTAACTACCTAGATTGGTTGACCATATTACCATGGGGAAATTTCAG TGATGAAAATTTTGATGTTGTGCGGGCACAAAAAATTCTGGACGAGGATCACTATGGGTTATCTGACGTAAAGGAAAGAATACTGGAATTTATTGCAGTTGGAAGACTTAGAGGCACTTCACAAG GGAAAATCATCTGCCTCTCCGGCCCTCCTGGAGTAGGTAAAACTAGTATTGGTCGTTCTATCGCACGCGCTCTTAATCGCAAGTTTTTCCGGTTCTCTGTTGGAGGGTTAGCAGATGTCGCTGAGATCAAG GGGCATCGTCGAACATATGTTGGCGCCATGCCTGGAAAGATGGTGCAATGTCTAAAGAGTGTAGGGACATCAAATCCTCTTGTTCTAATCGATGAGATTGATAAG CTTGGGAAAGGCCATGCTGGTGACCCAGCCAGTGCTTTGTTGGAGCTTCTGGATCCAGAGCAAAATGCAAATTTTTTGGACCACTATCTCGACGTTACTATTGACCTATCAAAG GTTTTATTTGTGTGCACAGCAAATGTGATAGACATGATTCCAAATCCTCTGCTAGACAGAATGGAGGTGATTTCTATTGCTGGGTATATTACTGATGAGAAAGTTCATATCGCAAGAGACTATTTGGAAAAAACTGCACGTGGAGATTGTGGCGTCAAACCTGAACAG GTTGAGGTGAGTGATGCAGCTCTTCTTTCCTTGATAGAAAATTACTGCAGAGAAGCAGGTGTCAGGAATCTCCAGAAACAGATCGAGAAGATTTACCGTAAG attGCTCTTAAATTAGTGCGTGCAGGAGCGGTCGCTGAAGAGCCTGCAGTTGCAATTGATCCCGAAGAAGCTGAAATTGTGGCCGAAGTCGGCGTAGAATCCCCAGAGAACCATACTGACAAAGAAATCCCTGTGTCCTCTGATTCTTCATTGGAAGAATCAAATGAAGAGGCTCAATCCGAGAAGATGGCGATTGAAAAGGTAATGATTGATGAATCAAACCTTGCTGATTATGTAGGAAAACCGGTATTCCATGCAGAGAAGCTATATGAGCAGACACCGGTAGGTGTTGTGATGGGTCTAGCTTGGACATCAATGGGTGGTTCAACATTGTACATAGAGACAACTGTTGTGGAGGACGGGGAAGGTAAAGGTGGCCTGAATATAACGGGTCAGCTCGGTGATGTGATGAAAGAAAGCGCACAAATTGCTCACACAGTCGCTAGAAAGATAATGCTAGAGAAAGAACCAGAGAATCAGTTCTTTGCAAACTCCAAGCTTCATCTCCATGTCCCTGCAGGAGCCACCCCCAAGGACGGTCCAAGTGCAGGCTGCACCATGATCACATCTTTATTATCACTTGCCACGAAGAAACCAGTTAGAAAGGATCTTGCAATGACCGGAGAAGTTACACTAACTGGAAGAATTCTTCCTATTGGTGGG GTGAAGGAGAAAACTATAGCGGCTAGGCGAAGTGagattaaaacaataatatttccGGAGGCAAACCGAAGAGACTTTGATGAGCTGGCGGAGAATGTGAAAGAAGGGCTTGAAGTTCACTTTGTGGATGATTATGGAAAGATCTTTGAGCTCGCCTTTGGCTATGACAAACAAGAAGACTGA
- the LOC104706999 gene encoding uncharacterized protein LOC104706999 isoform X2 — MGFISRNVFPACESMCICCPALRSRSRQPVKRYKKLLGEIFPKSPDGAPNERKIVKLCEYAAKNPIRIPKIAKFLEERCYKDLRSEQMKFINIVTEAYNKMLCHCKDQMAYFATSLLNVVTELLENSKLDTPTILGCQTLTRFIYSQVDGTYTHSIEKFTLKVCALAREEGDEHQKLCLRASGLQCLSAMVWFMGEFSHIFAAVDEIVHATLDNYEANMIVQTNEDREEQNCNWVNEVIRCEGRGTAVWNSPSYLIVRPRTARKDPTLLTKEETEMPKVWAQICLQRMVDLAKESTTLRQILDPMFSYFNSRRQWTPPNGLAMIVLSDAVYLMETSGSQQLVLSTVVRHLDNKHVANDPELKAYIIQVAGCLAKLIRTSSYLRDISFVNDLCRHLRKSFQATARSIGDEELNLNVMLQNSIEDCLREIAKGIVNTQPLFDMMAVSVEGLPSSGIVSRAAVGSLLILAHAMSSALSPSMRSQQVFPDGLLDALLKAMLHPNVETRVGAHEIFSVILLQSSGQSQAGLASVRASGYLNELRNWRSDTTSAFTSITARLDKLRKEKDGAKIEKNGYNNNTHEDLKNYKSSPNFHKLNSIIDRTAGFINLADMLPSMMKFTEDQIGQLLSAFWIQSTLPDILPSNIEAIAHSISLVLLSLRLKNPDDGLVVRAFQLLFSLRNLSLDLNNGTLPTVCKRLILVLSTSTLMFAAKIYQIPHICEMLKTQVPGDVDPYLFIGDDLQLHVRPQANMKDFGSLGDSQMATSMLFEMRSKVELSNTIITNIVAKNLHKISKLEEADVKMQLSEPFTPDDAFMFGSRPNVEPQPNQSISKESLSFDEDIPAGSMAEDEVTSELSVRFPPRGSPSPSIPQVISIGQLMESALEVAGQVVVSSVSTSPLPYDTMTNRCETFGTGTRQKLSRWLATENRQMNGLYRNSPEESYALEKVVEDGNIYGRESGVLQDSWSMMRLPPASPFDNFLKAAGAGR; from the exons ATGGGGTTTATCTCTAGGAATGTTTTCCCGGCGTGTGAGAGTATGTGTATTTGCTGTCCAGCTCTCAGGTCGAGATCTCGCCAGCCCGTCAAGCGTTACAAGAAATTGCTTGGTGAGATCTTCCCTAAATCCCCT GATGGTGCACCAAATGAAAGGAAGATTGTCAAATTGTGCGAGTATGCTGCCAAGAACCCGATCCGTATCCCTAAG ATCGCTAAGTTTCTTGAAGAGAGGTGTTACAAGGACCTTCGATCTGAACAGATGAAGTTCATTAATATTGTTACCGAGGCTTACAACAAAATGCTTTGCCATTGCAAGGATCAGAT GGCTTATTTTGCTACAAGTTTGCTGAATGTGGTTACGGAACTACTTGAAAATTCAAAGCTGGACACACCGACCATTCTTGGATGCCAAACATTGACGAGGTTCATTTACAGTCAG GTTGATGGAACTTATACTCACAGCATTGAAAAATTTACACTCAAAGTTTGTGCATTGGCTCGTGAAGAAGGTGACGAACATCAAAAGCTGTGTCTAAGAGCATCTGGTCTGCAATGCCTTTCAGCGATG GTGTGGTTTATGGGAGAGTTTTCGCATATATTTGCTGCTGTTGATGAGATTGTACATGCCACTCTTGACAATTACGAGGCAAACATGATTGTTCAGACCAACGAAGACAGAGAAGAGCAAAATTGTAACTGGGTAAATGAAGTGATTAGATGTGAAGGCCGAGGGACAGCAGTTTGGAATAGCCCTAGCTACTTGATTGTCAgaccaagaacagcaagaaaaGATCCGACTCTGTTGACCAA aGAAGAAACTGAGATGCCCAAAGTTTGGGCACAGATATGTCTTCAGAGGATGGTTGACCTGGCTAAAGAAAGCACAACTCTGCGGCAAATCTTGGATCCTATGTTCAGCTATTTCAATTCTAGACGCCAATGGACTCCCCCAAATGGGCTGGCCATGATAGTTCTCTCTGATGCAGTATACTTGATGGAAACCTCTG ggAGTCAGCAATTGGTGTTGTCGACTGTTGTACGCCATCTTGACAATAAGCATGTTGCCAATGACCCTGAGCTCAAGGCTTATATCATACAAGTTGCTGGTTGTCTAGCAAAGCTGATCAGGACTAGCTCGTATCTTAGGGACATAAGTTTTGTTAATGACTTGTGTCGGCACCTGAGGAAAAGCTTTCAGGCAACAGCTAGATCAATTGGAGATGAGGAACTCAACTTGAACGTGATGCTTCAAAATTCTATTGAAGATTGTCTGCGGGAGATAGCCAAAGGAATTGTTAATACACAGCCCCTATTCGATATGATGGCTGTTTCAGTCGAGGGACTTCCTTCTTCAGGAATTGTTTCACGCGCAGCGGTTGGATCGCTGTTGATACTTGCTCATGCAATGTCTTCAGCATTATCTCCATCTATGCGTTCACAACAG GTTTTCCCAGATGGACTTCTTGATGCGCTTCTAAAAGCAATGCTGCATCCAAATGTCGAAACCCGTGTAGGAGCGCATGAAATATTTTCAGTAATACTGTTGCAAAGTTCTGGTCAATCTCAGGCTGGACTTGCATCAGTGAGAGCTTCTGGCTATCTTAATGAATTAAGAAACTGGAGGAGTGATACAACATCTGCCTTCACATCTATTACTGCTCGATTAGACAAGCTCAGGAAGGAGAAGGATGGTGCCAAGATTGAGAAGAAcggttataataataatactcacgAAGATCTTAAGAACTACAAATCGTCCCCAAACTTTCACAAGTTGAATTCCATAATCGATAGGACTGCTGGATTTATTAATCTAGCTGATAtg TTACCATCAATGATGAAGTTTACAGAAGATCAAATCGGGCAATTGTTATCTGCATTTTGGATACAATCGACTCTTCCTGATATCTTACCTTCCAACATTGAAGCTATTGCTCATTCTATCAGCTTGGTGCTTCTTTCCTTGCGATTGAAG AATCCTGATGACGGGCTTGTTGTTCGAGCCTTCCAGCTGCTCTTCTCATTGAGGAATCTTTCTTTGGATCTTAATAACG GCACATTACCCACAGTTTGCAAGCGGTTGATCCTTGTTTTATCCACAAGTACGCTGATGTTCGCTGCCAAAATATATCAGATCCCTCATATTTGTGAAATGCTGAAGACTCAAGTTCCTGGTGAT GTGGATCCCTATCTATTCATTGGCGATGACTTACAACTTCACGTAAGACCACAGGCGAATATGAAAGATTTTGGGTCCTTAGGTGATAGCCAGATGGCTACTTCAATGCTGTTTGAGATGCGAAGCAAAGTAGAACTGTCCAACACTATTATAACCAATATCGTCGCCAAAAATCTACATAAGATTTCTAAG CTTGAGGAAGCTGATGTGAAGATGCAACTCTCGGAGCCATTCACACCTGATGATGCCTTTATGTTTGGATCACGGCCAAATGTTGAACCTCAACCAAACCAAAGTATCTCTAAGGAATCGCTATCCTTCGATGAG GACATACCTGCAGGTTCAATGGCTGAGGACGAAGTGACGAGTGAACTCTCTGTGCGTTTTCCCCCAAGAGGATCTCCTTCACCATCTATTCCCCAAGTTATCAGCATTGGCCAGCTTATGGAATCT GCACTTGAGGTGGCTGGTCAAGTGGTTGTGTCATCTGTCTCTACTTCACCGCTTCCTTATGACACAATGACTAACCGCTGTGAAACTTTTGGGACTGGTACTAGACAGAAGCTCTCAAGGTGGTTGGCTACTGAGAACCGCCAGATGAATGGTCTCTACAGAAACTCACCAGAGGAATCATATGCACTTGAGAAG GTAGTAGAAGATGGGAACATCTATGGGAGAGAATCTGGAGTGTTGCAGGATTCATGGTCCATGATGAGACTACCTCCAGCTAGTCCGTTTGACAATTTCCTCAAAGCAGCAGGAGCCGGAAGATGA
- the LOC104706999 gene encoding uncharacterized protein LOC104706999 isoform X1, giving the protein MGEFSHIFAAVDEIVHATLDNYEANMIVQTNEDREEQNCNWVNEVIRCEGRGTAVWNSPSYLIVRPRTARKDPTLLTKEETEMPKVWAQICLQRMVDLAKESTTLRQILDPMFSYFNSRRQWTPPNGLAMIVLSDAVYLMETSGSQQLVLSTVVRHLDNKHVANDPELKAYIIQVAGCLAKLIRTSSYLRDISFVNDLCRHLRKSFQATARSIGDEELNLNVMLQNSIEDCLREIAKGIVNTQHLFDMMAVSVEGLPSSGIVSRAAVGSLLILAHAMSSALSPSMRSQQVFPDGLLDALLKAMLHPNVETRVGAHEIFSVILLQSSGQSQAGLASVRASGYLNELRNWRSDTTSAFTSITARLDKLRKEKDGAKIEKNGYNNNTHEDLKNYKSSPNFHKLNSIIDRTAGFINLADMLPSMMKFTEDQIGQLLSAFWIQSTLPDILPSNIEAIAHSISLVLLSLRLKNPDDGLVVRAFQLLFSLRNLSLDLNNGTLPTVCKRLILVLSTSTLMFAAKIYQIPHICEMLKTQVPGDVDPYLFIGDDLQLHVRPQANMKDFGSLGDSQMATSMLFEMRSKVELSNTIITNIVAKNLHKISKLEEADVKMQLSEPFTPDDAFMFGSRPNVEPQPNQSISKESLSFDEDIPAGSMAEDEVTSELSVRFPPRGSPSPSIPQVISIGQLMESALEVAGQVVVSSVSTSPLPYDTMTNRCETFGTGTRQKLSRWLATENRQMNGLYRNSPEESYALEKVVEDGNIYGRESGVLQDSWSMMRLPPASPFDNFLKAAGAGR; this is encoded by the exons ATGGGAGAGTTTTCGCATATATTTGCTGCTGTTGATGAGATTGTACATGCCACTCTTGACAATTACGAGGCAAACATGATTGTTCAGACCAACGAAGACAGAGAAGAGCAAAATTGTAACTGGGTAAATGAAGTGATTAGATGTGAAGGCCGAGGGACAGCAGTTTGGAATAGCCCTAGCTACTTGATTGTCAgaccaagaacagcaagaaaaGATCCGACTCTGTTGACCAA aGAAGAAACTGAGATGCCCAAAGTTTGGGCACAGATATGTCTTCAGAGGATGGTTGACCTGGCTAAAGAAAGCACAACTCTGCGGCAAATCTTGGATCCTATGTTCAGCTATTTCAATTCTAGACGCCAATGGACTCCCCCAAATGGGCTGGCCATGATAGTTCTCTCTGATGCAGTATACTTGATGGAAACCTCTG ggAGTCAGCAATTGGTGTTGTCGACTGTTGTACGCCATCTTGACAATAAGCATGTTGCCAATGACCCTGAGCTCAAGGCTTATATCATACAAGTTGCTGGTTGTCTAGCAAAGCTGATCAGGACTAGCTCGTATCTTAGGGACATAAGTTTTGTTAATGACTTGTGTCGGCACCTGAGGAAAAGCTTTCAGGCAACAGCTAGATCAATTGGAGATGAGGAACTCAACTTGAACGTGATGCTTCAAAATTCTATTGAAGATTGTCTGCGGGAGATAGCCAAAGGAATTGTTAATACACAGCACCTATTCGATATGATGGCTGTTTCAGTCGAGGGACTTCCTTCTTCAGGAATTGTTTCACGCGCAGCGGTTGGATCGCTGTTGATACTTGCTCATGCAATGTCTTCAGCATTATCTCCATCTATGCGTTCACAACAG GTTTTCCCAGATGGACTTCTTGATGCGCTTCTAAAAGCAATGCTGCATCCAAATGTCGAAACCCGTGTAGGAGCGCATGAAATATTTTCAGTAATACTGTTGCAAAGTTCTGGTCAATCTCAGGCTGGACTTGCATCAGTGAGAGCTTCTGGCTATCTTAATGAATTAAGAAACTGGAGGAGTGATACAACATCTGCCTTCACATCTATTACTGCTCGATTAGACAAGCTCAGGAAGGAGAAGGATGGTGCCAAGATTGAGAAGAAcggttataataataatactcacgAAGATCTTAAGAACTACAAATCGTCCCCAAACTTTCACAAGTTGAATTCCATAATCGATAGGACTGCTGGATTTATTAATCTAGCTGATAtg TTACCATCAATGATGAAGTTTACAGAAGATCAAATCGGGCAATTGTTATCTGCATTTTGGATACAATCGACTCTTCCTGATATCTTACCTTCCAACATTGAAGCTATTGCTCATTCTATCAGCTTGGTGCTTCTTTCCTTGCGATTGAAG AATCCTGATGACGGGCTTGTTGTTCGAGCCTTCCAGCTGCTCTTCTCATTGAGGAATCTTTCTTTGGATCTTAATAACG GCACATTACCCACAGTTTGCAAGCGGTTGATCCTTGTTTTATCCACAAGTACGCTGATGTTCGCTGCCAAAATATATCAGATCCCTCATATTTGTGAAATGCTGAAGACTCAAGTTCCTGGTGAT GTGGATCCCTATCTATTCATTGGCGATGACTTACAACTTCACGTAAGACCACAGGCGAATATGAAAGATTTTGGGTCCTTAGGTGATAGCCAGATGGCTACTTCAATGCTGTTTGAGATGCGAAGCAAAGTAGAACTGTCCAACACTATTATAACCAATATCGTCGCCAAAAATCTACATAAGATTTCTAAG CTTGAGGAAGCTGATGTGAAGATGCAACTCTCGGAGCCATTCACACCTGATGATGCCTTTATGTTTGGATCACGGCCAAATGTTGAACCTCAACCAAACCAAAGTATCTCTAAGGAATCGCTATCCTTCGATGAG GACATACCTGCAGGTTCAATGGCTGAGGACGAAGTGACGAGTGAACTCTCTGTGCGTTTTCCCCCAAGAGGATCTCCTTCACCATCTATTCCCCAAGTTATCAGCATTGGCCAGCTTATGGAATCT GCACTTGAGGTGGCTGGTCAAGTGGTTGTGTCATCTGTCTCTACTTCACCGCTTCCTTATGACACAATGACTAACCGCTGTGAAACTTTTGGGACTGGTACTAGACAGAAGCTCTCAAGGTGGTTGGCTACTGAGAACCGCCAGATGAATGGTCTCTACAGAAACTCACCAGAGGAATCATATGCACTTGAGAAG GTAGTAGAAGATGGGAACATCTATGGGAGAGAATCTGGAGTGTTGCAGGATTCATGGTCCATGATGAGACTACCTCCAGCTAGTCCGTTTGACAATTTCCTCAAAGCAGCAGGAGCCGGAAGATGA